Proteins found in one Desulfobacterales bacterium genomic segment:
- a CDS encoding GGDEF domain-containing protein encodes MSQPIIPDGYYGHILKGNYSRTLKEHISRCIRNCEGYDQLGAPAIPYIAAWKETQQVIWYEFVGRQLIQLLGCDYADASETFRTSMVERHVYSKRDPPEEPQEVILNSNEVLERKTELRDAVMNSGDLDAVYKIKAADGRTYWLKDQAKLESYESDQIYVSLGNLTIVTKEMEAEEHLKQVQKALRKSEQKFKEQAIHDNLTGLFNTRHLYTALPALIKKSAANHEVFSLVFMDIDDFKQVVDTHGHLNASKTLQEIGQTLMAALADPAFGVAYGGDEFVLVLPGFDKPKALEMADTTRQRIKDTVYLQKTGLNVRVHASLGVSTFPHDAETLTELLALADQAMFSVKKRGKDSVCSISYETTEDGNRIGKIVSYDCQD; translated from the coding sequence ATGTCACAACCCATCATACCCGACGGTTATTATGGTCATATTTTAAAAGGTAACTACAGTCGCACCCTTAAGGAACACATCTCGCGCTGCATCCGGAATTGTGAGGGATATGATCAACTGGGTGCCCCTGCCATCCCTTATATTGCGGCCTGGAAAGAAACCCAGCAGGTCATCTGGTATGAATTTGTCGGCAGGCAGCTGATTCAGCTGCTGGGCTGCGATTACGCGGATGCATCAGAAACATTCAGAACCAGTATGGTTGAGCGCCATGTCTATTCAAAAAGGGACCCACCTGAAGAACCTCAGGAGGTTATTCTGAATAGCAATGAGGTTTTGGAGCGCAAAACTGAACTGCGAGACGCCGTAATGAATAGCGGGGATTTGGATGCGGTCTATAAAATCAAGGCCGCCGACGGTCGAACCTACTGGCTGAAAGACCAGGCCAAATTGGAATCCTATGAATCGGATCAAATTTATGTTTCGCTGGGCAATCTAACAATCGTCACAAAAGAGATGGAAGCCGAAGAACACCTTAAACAGGTTCAAAAAGCCCTGCGAAAAAGTGAACAAAAATTCAAAGAGCAGGCGATTCACGATAACCTGACCGGGCTTTTCAACACCCGCCATCTGTACACCGCACTGCCGGCGTTGATCAAAAAAAGCGCTGCCAACCACGAAGTGTTTTCACTGGTCTTTATGGATATCGATGATTTTAAACAGGTGGTGGACACCCACGGACATCTGAATGCCAGCAAGACGCTGCAAGAAATCGGGCAAACCTTGATGGCCGCCCTGGCGGATCCGGCTTTCGGGGTGGCTTATGGCGGAGATGAGTTTGTGTTGGTGCTGCCCGGATTTGACAAGCCAAAGGCCTTGGAAATGGCGGACACCACCCGGCAGCGAATCAAAGATACTGTTTACCTTCAAAAAACAGGTTTAAATGTTCGTGTACATGCCAGCCTGGGCGTCTCCACTTTCCCCCATGATGCCGAAACACTGACCGAGCTATTGGCGCTGGCGGATCAGGCCATGTTCAGTGTCAAAAAAAGGGGCAAAGACTCGGTTTGCAGCATTTCCTATGAAACCACAGAAGACGGTAACCGCATCGGCAAGATCGTCTCGTATGATTGCCAGGATTGA
- a CDS encoding acetyl-CoA C-acyltransferase translates to MKDVVIASACRTAIGAFGATLKDSHAATIASVTMKAAVERAGIDAALIDDVRFGCCLEPVDTLNVTRIAALLAGIPDSVPAVTINRVCISGMEAALSGMAMIQTGMADIILAGGVEHMSGVPFSLPGARWGYRLQDQTCIDNLIRSLHCGSHIIPHPEDGPVDASKPPLSFFKGKPYIMGHTAEFVAQHLNISREEMDEVALRSHNNVERATKDGTFKAEIVPIEVPQRKKKPIIFDKDEHFRPGLTLADLQKLRPAFVPDIGTVTAGNASGINDGSAAMVIMSAEKAKNLGIQPLARIKAIGKGGCHPSIMGLSPVPAVNDLLKRSGLKMPDFELIEINEAFAAQYLGCEKELGLKRDITNINGSGIGLGHPVGATGARIMITLLYALKKQKKNLGLATLCGGGGVSMACALEIV, encoded by the coding sequence ATGAAAGACGTTGTGATCGCTTCCGCCTGCCGTACTGCCATTGGTGCTTTTGGTGCCACCTTAAAAGACAGCCATGCCGCCACCATCGCCAGTGTGACGATGAAAGCTGCGGTGGAACGCGCCGGTATCGATGCGGCCTTAATCGATGACGTGCGCTTTGGTTGCTGTTTGGAGCCGGTGGACACCTTAAACGTGACCCGAATCGCCGCGCTTTTGGCCGGCATACCGGATAGTGTGCCGGCGGTGACGATCAACCGGGTCTGTATCTCCGGTATGGAAGCTGCGCTATCAGGGATGGCTATGATCCAGACCGGTATGGCGGACATCATACTGGCCGGCGGTGTTGAACATATGTCAGGAGTGCCTTTCTCACTGCCCGGTGCCCGCTGGGGATACCGCCTGCAGGATCAAACCTGTATCGACAATCTGATCCGCAGTTTGCACTGCGGGTCCCACATCATCCCCCACCCCGAAGATGGTCCGGTGGATGCCAGTAAACCGCCACTGTCCTTTTTTAAAGGCAAACCCTATATCATGGGACATACGGCCGAATTTGTGGCCCAGCATCTAAACATCAGTCGCGAAGAAATGGACGAGGTGGCGTTGCGCAGCCACAACAATGTGGAGCGCGCCACCAAAGACGGCACGTTTAAAGCTGAAATCGTGCCCATAGAAGTTCCGCAAAGAAAGAAAAAGCCCATCATTTTTGACAAAGACGAGCATTTCAGACCGGGGCTAACCCTGGCTGACCTTCAAAAGCTGCGGCCGGCATTTGTGCCTGACATCGGCACAGTAACAGCCGGAAACGCCAGTGGCATCAATGACGGATCAGCCGCAATGGTCATCATGTCGGCTGAAAAAGCCAAAAATCTCGGTATTCAACCGTTGGCCCGCATTAAGGCCATCGGCAAAGGCGGCTGCCATCCATCAATTATGGGGCTGTCTCCGGTGCCGGCGGTCAACGATCTGTTAAAGCGCAGCGGGCTCAAAATGCCGGATTTTGAATTGATCGAAATCAATGAAGCCTTTGCCGCCCAGTACCTGGGCTGTGAAAAGGAGCTGGGCTTGAAGCGGGATATCACCAACATCAACGGCTCCGGTATCGGTCTGGGCCACCCGGTGGGGGCCACCGGTGCCCGGATTATGATCACACTTTTGTATGCCCTCAAAAAACAAAAGAAGAACCTGGGTCTGGCCACTCTCTGCGGAGGCGGGGGGGTGTCGATGGCCTGTGCCCTCGAGATCGTCTAA